Genomic window (Alnus glutinosa chromosome 9, dhAlnGlut1.1, whole genome shotgun sequence):
cttgtgaaaaaataatatatgggACACTAGTTACATTTGTTAATTGgtagaaaaatcagaaaaaataaaataaaactatgaCTTGTTTTTCAAATCCgattattaattacttttttctttttcaaaaattggAAATGAGTGGAGTAATGCTATGTACATACCAACTTTTCATTTGGATAAAAAGTTTTCTCCTTTACAAAAAGTGCACAGGATAAATGAGGTTCAAtacgtaatttttttaattgaaataattgGTAAATTATAAAGTCAGCTGCGGAGTTCAAAcctcttttaaaaaatgatatttaacatataaaatatttaattgaaattgaataaATTGTAGAATCTGAGTTCGAAATCATGATCTCGCTCTAGATCCAAGTTAATTAAAATCACCGATTATTACAAAAATTTAAGCcgatagaaaatgataaatttaatgaacatttttttttagcaacaACCCAAAAGTCGTCAATAATAGTCACTTTTCAGCAACAATATTTCATCGTCGTCGCTAATAtcacaaaaaaattaatgtcgTTGACATATCGTCCTTAATacaaagtcaatttttttttttggcactcAAGAAACCGTGAAAAAGCATTAGTGACAAGGTATGGCTTATTTGCGACAACTATACTTTTCTCAACCTATTGAAATTTAACACAATTAATACCTTGCAAAGAATATGTTTGGATTCCAAAAAAGTGTTAATCACATCTGTGTCATTATTTTAAAACGTCTAATCAAATCATAATTGAAATTATCTTGAATCCCTTATATACAAAACTCAGTCTCAAATTATAAGAAAACAACAtgggaaaaaaatatttttctaatacgggactaaatatttgaagaatcaCAGAATATGTACAGAGAGCCCATGAAAAATGATCATTAATGCCGTCGACAACTTAACATGGACGTGGTTGTCTAATCCTGATTCCATCTTCTCAAACACGAAATTAATAGGGAGATAATTTGGCAGACCCCACAACAATGACGACTTTGATGCATGCATGCTCGATCTACCGGTTTCAATTCACGTAAACGTGTCTGTCGGTTAAGtattataaaaaatatcaatcaaTCAACCAATCAACCAAACACATGGTTCGATCTTATCTTTTCTTCCATGGAATTAATTCGATTTATCACTCTATAAATACCCTGATTCCACCACCGTGTTCTCGGCACACTCGACTGAGAAAGATGGCCCGTTCAGTACTAGTCGTAGTCGCAGTAGCTTTTTTGGTGGTTTTCACGGGGAGGTCCTCTGCTCATCAGCTCTCCGCCGGTTTTTATTCTGAAAGTTGTCCCAACGTCTTTGGCGTCGTGAAATCGGTGGTTCAAAATGAGGTTTCAAAAGAACGCCGCCTTGGTGCTTCTCTCCTTCGCCTCTTCTTTCATGACTGTTTCGTCAATGTAAATTCTTCTTCGTCTCTGCATATCTACCTATCTATCCACCTGGTTGAAAATgcagttaataaaaatataatttttaaaacgtAATTAAgcgttttgtaattttgttttaaaacagcAGTTTTGCCTGCAATATCGCGGGGCAATTGATCGAACTGTTATTTTTCAGCTGTTTTTAGTACaagataattaaaaatttgtacTTTTAAATCACACGTctcaaaagaaaatctaaaaaatatcttTCTATTATTGATATGAACTATGAAGCAAGTCCTCGTGTACAGAGCTTGAGCACACTCATGGGCCACGGCATGTATGCAAAAGTCAAGCGACAGACATACAAGACATATTAAGTCATAAAAGACATACACAGCCTCTTAGGCAATATTGTCGTCCCATCTAAtccgtcttttttttttttttttttgtagattaATCCTACTATAATTAGTCACACAAATTCTAGTACTGTTAGAAAAGTACATATGCAAAGTGACACAAATTAGTACTCCATGgttttgtaaatatatatttcagCTTGGTTGTATTTCATTGGGTTTGTCTCATGCTTTTCAACAGGGTTGCGACGGGTCGGTACTTCTGGATGACACTTCCTCTTCCAAAGGCGAGAAGACAGCAGGTCCCAACAATGGATCCCTCAGGGGTTTTGAGGTGGTTGATAACATCAAGTCCGCAGTGGAGAAAAAATGCCCAGGAGTAGTGTCATGTGCTGATATCTTAGCCATTGCTTCTCGCGATTCTGTTGTAATTGTGAGTACTTCCTCCTAGCTATGTTTAAGAAATAGaacacatatatattaattaactacCCCACTTAATTAACTCTCAAGAATCAGCTTGAATGGTTGACTCGTTTGATTAATATCATAAGATCTGCTGTTCAAATTTTTACTAGTCAACCAATACATAGTTCTTATGAGGGATTGTGTATTTAGAATTTACCCTATAGAGATGGGCCACGAAGTAGCTCGGCCTCGAAGGGTTCCATGTCATTTTGAGTTGAACTTACTAATTTACTTCTcaacaaattgaaaattttttcaaGCAAAATTATTCTAGTTATATACCTCCATGCATAGTAACCTTGACAAAATTATGCAGCTTGGAGGGCCTAATTGGGATGTTAAACTTGGAAGAAGAGACGCAAAGACAGCCAGCTTTTCTGCTGCCAACAGTGGAGTCATCCCTCCTCCTAGTTCTAACCTTACCGACCTCATCAAAAGATACCGAGCTCAAGGTCTCTCTCCCAAAGACTTGGTTGCCTTGTCTGGTACGCCCCCACAATTCATTAAAtgttttcttatttgtttgGGAAACTtaacttattatttatcatctttaatcatttttacaattatatccttaaactttaaaaagtgtcaattcaGTATATccgtctttcaatttttttttttcaatttcaaccctctgtTAGGATTATTCGTTCAATCGTAACAGAGGGATGCCAAAATTCATAAAACACCCTtcctttttttaaggaaaaaaaaattacaaagatttaggcgttggtcatgatttaacggaatttacaaaaatacacatatctgaatctttgaaaaaatttagaggatttaacggaaaatcctaataGGGggtgaaattggaaaaaaaaaattaaattaaagatgGTTACACTAAATTGATACATTTTTAAGTTTAAGGGTACGATTGCAAAACTAATAAAAGATCATGGatgttaagtgaagttttcattATTTGTTTACTAAGAGTGAATGCGTTTGGTATTAAAATTTCGCAGACCAAAAGTgctattttaaatcaaatcgtagtaaaaaatataatttgggagtacctttttaaaaaattgtgatttcaaaatatagaaaaataagcATTTTCTAATCGTATGCAAAAGCGTGCgttttaaaagttaaagtgcaatttaaaaagtCAAACAACGGTTTTACCTAAAGCTTAACTGCGTTATTTTAAAAACTGGTATACTTGATATTAGGAGCTCACACAATTGGTCAAGCGAGGTGTGTAAGCTTCAGAGATCACATATATAAAGACAACGATATTGATAGTTCATTTGCGAAGATCAGACAAGGCAATTGTCCAAGATCTAGTGGCTCAGGAGACGGCAATCTTGCCCCTCTAGACCTCCAAACTCCTACTGCTTTTGACAACAACTACTTCAAGAACCTCGTCAACCGGAAGGGTCTTCTCCACTCTGATCAAGTATTATTTGACGGTGGATCCACCGATTCATTGGTCAAAACCTACAGCAACGACGCTAGTGTCTTCAGTTGTGACTTCATCACCGCAATGATCAAAATGGGAGACATAAAGCCCCTCACTGGATTGAGTGGTGAGATTAGAAAGAACTGTAGGAAGATTAATTAAGGGAGATCGATCATATTCATGATCATACCCAGCccactaaaaattaaataatggagATGACTCTAGCAAAAGATTGGAATTGAAATGAATTAATGAATATTATCAATTTCTCGCCTGACAAGAAGGCGAATCGTGGTTGTTTGTGAGATAATGTACTTTTATCAAGAAGTTGGTAATGTGACTTATTTGTCGAACGTTGGGTCTTAGGCTGTGTTTGGATTACTgcaataaattaaagaaaagataTAATCTTCTAGTGGAATTATAATATGGACTTTAATCGATCTGTCATCATCTTAAGTACGTTTAATTTGTATTGACATGCATGTGAAATGTGGAACGTGTTCATGAAAGAAAAACTAGCGATTTGTTATTTGGTGCACACCAGATTAGTGACTCAAACATCCCAATGTCATGCTAATTAGGGGGTAGGCCCAAAGTGGTTGAACCATCAATTCCGACCCGCCCCAAACATGGTTCAGCCAGGTCATCCAACCGGCCTACTTGGCGGATgagcaaaatttatttaaaactcCGACCTATTCATGTTAGGGGTCAGGTTTAGGGTGTCGTAAAACCGATAATCTAGCTCGTCcaatcccatatatatatatatatattttttttttcattataagattttaaaccctaaccccggcctgtcttgttttcttctttcttatcaTGGTTGCCCCAATTATTTTCCCctccttgtatttttt
Coding sequences:
- the LOC133878546 gene encoding peroxidase 4-like → MARSVLVVVAVAFLVVFTGRSSAHQLSAGFYSESCPNVFGVVKSVVQNEVSKERRLGASLLRLFFHDCFVNGCDGSVLLDDTSSSKGEKTAGPNNGSLRGFEVVDNIKSAVEKKCPGVVSCADILAIASRDSVVILGGPNWDVKLGRRDAKTASFSAANSGVIPPPSSNLTDLIKRYRAQGLSPKDLVALSGAHTIGQARCVSFRDHIYKDNDIDSSFAKIRQGNCPRSSGSGDGNLAPLDLQTPTAFDNNYFKNLVNRKGLLHSDQVLFDGGSTDSLVKTYSNDASVFSCDFITAMIKMGDIKPLTGLSGEIRKNCRKIN